AGCgattccacaaagagccattcagtcaaatgttctttaaataaccatctttcttacctttttagaatctgaagacatttttcaccacaaagaaccttcagatgttaaaggtcctttatggaagcatttagacaaaaaaaataaaaagttctatgacacctttatttttaagtgtagttCAATGATTAAATAAATCACAAACATTTGAACTTAAACTATTCATTGCCCCATTTCTTCAACATACCTAGCTTAAACTGGGGAAAACACTTGGCAAACTGGTTCACATCGAGTTACATAACAGTTCAAAGCACTTTTCAGTGGCGCAAGAGCACACCATCTACACTAGAGGGAGACACAATCCACCTTATACCTGCTCTTCTATGACTAGGTAACACTTGGAATGGGTTTTTCAGGTGAGCTTCAGACTTCTCCACAACTTCAACCTTACTAGATTCAAATCATACGTCAAGTAACTTTAACTCAACATGAATACAGACTTCTCATTCACATTTTGCACACGGTAACACTGGAAAGCCAAAACTAGTTGTAGTACTTCTTTTATTTGGTACAACCATTAAGTTGACAAGTTAACTGTCAAAGATGCCAACAGGTATTGCTATTTTTTGCATTTCACATGTAAAGCCCTCTAATACCCAGTCTAAACTTGTACAAAGAACAGTCATGTGCTTAAAGCGAAACACACGCAAACAAGCTCTTAACCTCAAGAAAAGCAAAAAGCTCATGAAATACATTTACCAGCATGTTAAGCACGTCACACATGAGTCCCTACCAGGTTCAGAAGACAGCTAATATCAGACAATGGCAAAGCTGCAGTCTAAATAGCGTACAGATAAGCTGATCAAAGTGTAAAACCACTGCTATGTACAGATCAAAAGctgcatttgtttgtttgctgAATATGGACCCATACTGACacctcaacttttttttttttccctctcatgTGAACTCAAAAGAAAACAAATCtttgacaaatgtaaaaaaaaaaaaaaaaaacatcagaatccCCTATATGTCTAAGTTTTAGTTTTCTTCACAGTTGAcctctttgttttctttgttttttcgaACCTCTTCCAGCTTCTTGTCCTAAAACACAagcaaaatgtattaatttcttttaatcgCCATAAATGCCATCTATGAAAACAGTCACCTTTACCTTCTCTTTGAACTTCTCATTCATGGCTGCCATGATGGCCGAACGGTTTTCTTTGTTGGCTTCCATTTTCTGGTTCAGTTTCTCTTCTGCCATCTTGCTGAAATTGTTGTTTTCTTCTAGAGCTTTCTGGAGCACCTCCTTCTCATGCTCACGCTTCTCTGCTAAGTGTTTCAGAACCTCCGCTTCATGAGACTAGAAAAAAGTAGAGTAAAAAACAATTTAATCATCTATGACTCTTTGAAGCTAGAAATATAACACTGTCAGAATAAAAAGTCAATGTAAGTTTATTCCAGAAAATGACTAGATAAAATGTCCGTGCAACAAAACAAGTATAGAAAAGCACCTTGCGTCTCTCTTCTGCAGCGGCTAGTTTTCTCTGGATCTCCTCCAAGGAAAGATCCTTCTTCTTTGCAGGAGAGAGAGGGAACTCGCTCCTGGCTTCGGGAGTCGGACTCGCAAGAATGACCTCAAAAGCTTGTCCTGAGGCACGCTTGTCCAGCTCCTTAATCTGAATATCTGAAAGCAAGCTTTACTTGTTAAATGCAACATTCAGGGCTCATCCAGATCTCATCCAGCACAAATATATCCAGATCTAGTCACATGCGAAAATACAGGTCTTACCACTTGAAGACGCCATTGCTGCAGAAGATTAAAGGATCAACGTTTCCCTGAAAAACCAAATCAGCAATATTAGGGTTTCATGCattgaatttaaataaatacacaaacaaaccatggaaatagtaatatttatttaaataacaataacCCTCTGGGTCTCTTCGTTTaggagtcacacttggctccttcgcagtCAAAAGTGACCCGAAGCCTTAAAAACTAACTTTCTTCCTCAGGAAAAACAACgagatacatttttgttcaataatattttgtgattatttagaattttgaggagtttttaaatGATACCGTgcaacatttatatatttttttaattgtttccacaattttttttttttcaataaatgctacatttcacattaaaatagcttgattgctgaactttttttttttccaatgacTGCAGTTTTTCGTGTTTCCTATTAATTTCCTGACTGTGAAGGAGCCAAGTTTGACATTTTTTTCAATCATGTCAGTGTGGTTTTTGTTTGTTGTGTGTGCTCACATAGACAATGCAACAAAAATCACCAAGTGTCATCTTATTCCGATGAAGCTACGCTTTAAATTTTCAAAGCATACAATTTTTCGTTCAAAAATGCCAGAAGAGGCCCAGATGGTTAACGTTTTGTCGATTGACGACGCTTTCTGATGTCCCCAACAGGAGGTTGTCACTTTTCTCCGCCCAAAAATTGTAACCATAAACTACAGCCATCaaagaaaatattaattttaCGCCATATTGTGAATTTAGCGCGCAAAGCTTTGCTACAGCTTcgcggggaaaaaaaaaactggcgcGTATTcttcaaaaacacacacagcacCCCTCCCCTAAACACTCCACCACCTGCACGTGTGACAACCACAGACttggaagaagaagaaaaaaagtataCTCTGTCGTTATATACGAAGTACACCATCTTTACTTGTTCCTTTTCTAGAATGAGCCACAATATTGAAATGCCTTTTGCGAAAACAAAGACGCTTTTATCAGAGACATAAAAATAACTGATCCAAACAAAGACAGTCAAGCAGCACCGCGTGCACAGCTCCGCCCTGCTCTTACTACATCGCCATAACTCATGCACACTACCAAAACATTATGCAATCTGACTCTGCAACGCTCTGCTTTAATGCAAATGCTTAATAAGGGCGCATAAACACGGCATTCGTGCAGAACAATTACATTAAGACCAAGTTTTAAACACGGATTCAGATGCATGATTCAGCTTATAGTATTATAAACCAGATATCgtgaattttaaatatttttagcagATTATATCATTAATAACGAGGTTTGATTcgaatgttt
The genomic region above belongs to Garra rufa chromosome 19, GarRuf1.0, whole genome shotgun sequence and contains:
- the LOC141292433 gene encoding stathmin-like, which produces MASSSDIQIKELDKRASGQAFEVILASPTPEARSEFPLSPAKKKDLSLEEIQRKLAAAEERRKSHEAEVLKHLAEKREHEKEVLQKALEENNNFSKMAEEKLNQKMEANKENRSAIMAAMNEKFKEKDKKLEEVRKNKENKEVNCEEN